A genomic segment from Desulfurella amilsii encodes:
- a CDS encoding tRNA-specific 2-thiouridylase, with protein MKSVLVGVSGGVDSTFSAIYLSKKGFRVIAVNFLLTDQNNISNQVLNLLKKHDIDFYTLNIRDYFKETVIERFVSDYKNGLTPNPCSICNPLVKFKILAQEADKKNADFIATGHYADIQDGFIKKHFSNKDQTYFLAYLPKSIIERIVFPLKDFEKKDVKLSIPFNLKESSDLCFVSDYRNLISNTKSGYILYNGRVVGEHNGFHNYTIGQRKGIKFSNEPYYVKNIDVSSGNITIAKRQELYSKQFIITNTHLLKEEEWFKHNKVECLVRHRAKSTTALYEPYAKKVLLDDELFAITKGQIAVFYHNNLIVGCGKINGF; from the coding sequence ATGAAAAGCGTACTGGTTGGTGTTAGTGGGGGTGTAGATAGCACCTTTAGCGCAATTTATCTTTCAAAAAAGGGTTTTAGAGTTATTGCAGTTAATTTTTTATTAACAGACCAAAACAATATTTCAAACCAAGTTTTAAATTTGCTCAAAAAACATGATATTGATTTTTATACACTAAACATAAGAGATTACTTTAAGGAAACAGTAATCGAGCGCTTTGTTAGTGATTACAAAAATGGGCTTACACCAAATCCCTGCAGTATTTGTAACCCTCTTGTTAAGTTCAAAATTTTAGCCCAGGAAGCTGATAAAAAAAATGCGGACTTTATAGCTACAGGTCACTATGCAGATATACAAGATGGTTTTATAAAAAAACATTTTTCCAACAAAGACCAAACGTATTTTTTAGCGTATTTGCCAAAGTCTATTATAGAACGCATTGTTTTTCCGCTTAAAGACTTTGAAAAAAAAGATGTAAAACTAAGCATACCTTTTAATTTAAAAGAAAGCAGTGATTTGTGTTTTGTGAGTGATTATAGAAATTTAATCAGTAACACAAAAAGCGGCTACATTCTTTACAACGGTAGGGTTGTTGGAGAGCACAACGGGTTTCATAACTACACAATAGGACAAAGAAAAGGTATTAAATTTTCTAATGAGCCATATTATGTTAAAAATATTGATGTATCAAGTGGTAATATTACGATAGCCAAAAGACAAGAGCTTTATTCAAAACAATTCATTATCACCAATACGCATTTATTAAAAGAAGAAGAGTGGTTTAAACACAACAAAGTGGAATGTCTAGTCAGACACAGAGCTAAAAGCACGACAGCCCTATATGAGCCCTACGCGAAAAAAGTTTTACTGGACGATGAGCTTTTTGCTATAACTAAAGGTCAGATCGCCGTATTTTACCATAATAACTTAATTGTAGGCTGTGGAAAAATAAATGGGTTTTGA
- a CDS encoding MmgE/PrpD family protein: MDKCTNLFANYACNVGDFSWTTLHETKRQILDSFGVMYLAFGEDAPKAARNYAYNFGFKGGSSLFGLIFYTAPKVAAFSNGVLVRYLDFNDTYLSKEPLHPSDLISGLIAAAQYKHKSGLELLKAIAIAYEISVNLCDAASLRAHGFDHVNYIVIDEACGLGRLFGLKKQEIEHAVSIVAIPNISLRQTRAGELSKWKGAAAANFCKCVICSIFDSIWYEWVL, from the coding sequence ATGGACAAATGCACAAATTTGTTTGCAAATTATGCTTGCAATGTAGGTGATTTTTCTTGGACAACACTGCATGAAACAAAGCGACAAATATTGGATTCTTTTGGAGTGATGTATCTTGCTTTTGGAGAAGATGCACCAAAAGCAGCTAGAAATTACGCCTACAATTTTGGTTTTAAAGGTGGTTCGAGCTTATTTGGTTTAATTTTTTATACTGCCCCAAAGGTGGCAGCTTTTTCTAATGGTGTACTTGTTAGATATTTGGATTTTAATGACACATATTTATCAAAAGAACCTCTACACCCTTCAGACTTAATCTCAGGTCTTATTGCTGCAGCTCAATATAAGCACAAAAGTGGTTTAGAGCTCTTAAAAGCTATTGCTATTGCCTATGAGATCTCTGTGAATTTATGTGATGCGGCAAGCCTGCGTGCGCATGGATTTGACCACGTTAATTATATTGTTATTGATGAAGCATGTGGTCTTGGAAGGTTGTTTGGCTTAAAAAAACAAGAAATTGAGCATGCTGTTTCTATAGTAGCTATACCAAATATTTCTCTTAGGCAAACAAGAGCTGGTGAGCTTTCGAAGTGGAAAGGGGCGGCAGCTGCCAATTTTTGCAAATGCGTTATTTGCAGTATCTTTGACTCAATATGGTATGAGTGGGTCTTATGA
- the folP gene encoding dihydropteroate synthase, with translation MKFDLIKISSKDQVKKIMKNINADDIGIELMINKTLNLSFLIYECDFYIANILKQEALASGIDACVSKDTITAKVTKTDCLVFGDVKKLYTLANKLTKQNFKDLRELGSKLKQQLDAYFGNFLWQVGEKTFDLTNNYLIMGILNVTPDSFYDGGKYDTVSKALFRCEQILNERVDIIDIGAISTRPFSQIVSVDEEKRRLLPVLEAIKKRFSDAILSVDTFNSSVAKEAFNYNVSIINDISGFTFDEKMSECILECDFSCVIMHIKDKPKTMQENPSYSHLITEINDFFDSAMQKLSKNNFDTKKIVLDPGIGFAKTTQHNLEIIKNIESFKIFGRPILIGLSRKSFIGNILNKDANERLFGTIGANVASYFHGARIFRVHDVAANKEALELVYQLNK, from the coding sequence GTGAAGTTTGATTTGATAAAAATAAGCTCTAAAGACCAAGTAAAAAAAATAATGAAAAATATAAATGCCGACGATATTGGTATTGAACTAATGATTAACAAAACCCTAAACCTTTCTTTTTTAATTTATGAGTGTGATTTTTATATAGCAAATATTTTAAAACAAGAAGCTCTTGCTAGTGGCATTGATGCATGTGTATCAAAAGACACAATAACAGCAAAGGTTACTAAAACGGATTGTCTTGTTTTTGGAGATGTAAAAAAACTTTATACACTGGCCAATAAATTAACAAAACAAAACTTTAAAGATTTAAGAGAACTAGGCAGTAAGCTCAAACAGCAGCTTGATGCATACTTTGGTAATTTTTTGTGGCAAGTAGGCGAAAAAACCTTTGACTTAACAAACAACTATTTAATCATGGGTATATTAAATGTTACACCTGATTCTTTTTATGATGGCGGTAAATATGATACTGTTAGCAAAGCTTTGTTTAGGTGCGAGCAAATATTAAACGAAAGAGTTGATATTATAGATATAGGTGCGATTTCAACAAGGCCATTCAGCCAAATAGTTTCAGTAGATGAAGAAAAAAGGCGTTTGCTCCCTGTGCTGGAAGCAATTAAAAAAAGATTTTCAGACGCAATTTTATCTGTTGATACATTTAATTCAAGCGTTGCAAAAGAGGCGTTCAATTATAATGTTTCTATAATAAACGATATAAGCGGTTTTACCTTTGATGAAAAAATGAGTGAGTGTATTTTAGAGTGCGATTTCAGTTGCGTAATAATGCATATTAAAGACAAGCCAAAAACAATGCAAGAAAATCCAAGCTACTCTCATTTAATTACAGAAATTAATGACTTTTTTGATAGTGCAATGCAAAAATTATCAAAAAACAATTTTGATACAAAAAAAATTGTTTTGGACCCAGGCATTGGTTTTGCTAAAACCACACAACATAACCTTGAGATAATAAAAAACATTGAAAGCTTTAAAATATTTGGCAGACCAATATTAATTGGTTTATCAAGAAAAAGTTTTATAGGCAATATTTTAAATAAAGATGCAAATGAACGTCTATTTGGTACAATTGGAGCAAATGTTGCAAGTTATTTTCACGGTGCGCGCATTTTTAGAGTTCATGATGTAGCCGCAAACAAAGAAGCGCTTGAATTAGTTTACCAGTTAAATAAATAA
- the feoB gene encoding ferrous iron transport protein B has translation MKLALIGQPNCGKSTIFNQLAGYKSISANFPGATVSYTIGKFYFQNKSIELVDLPGTYSLSWYDDAEKESVKALSSVDFDCIINVLDASTITRGLELTLELISLNKPMVVALNMMDEAKKKGIDIDITKLEDSIGVKVVPVIAKQAKGIKDLINAALKANPPIKKCIYSKRIESLIQNLEQCLENQASNLILPPKLIAIKAIEGFSACEEIVSWYPKCQNLLEATRVLLNNGVEITKERHALCLEIFEYSAKVKDSQGLPLSEKIDEILLHPIWGYVSLFLIFIAIFFIVFEGGSPFESLIDKFFTFTEDYLSKNIHNAFLLSVTKGGVDGIGAAIGIALPYLVPFFVILSVLEDSGYLSRIAFLMDSLMHKIGVHGTSVIPFIMGYGCSVPAVMATRIIKDKREKFISAFLATLVPCAARTTVIMGLVAFFIGPLYAILLYLLNLIVIGFAGVVLKKFLPGVNPEILFDIPPYRTPTIKTTVVKTWYRIKDFVYVAIPLLVGGSIVLALIDYFNFAKYVNYAFMPFMGLLGLPISVGIVLIFGIFKKELTLLMLAQALGLSSIAMVSKVLTVEQIFVFTIFVMFYIPCLATISTLYREIKLKGTLIITLSSILIASILAFITHLLFLFI, from the coding sequence ATGAAGTTAGCATTAATTGGACAGCCTAATTGTGGTAAAAGTACTATATTCAATCAGCTTGCAGGCTACAAAAGCATAAGTGCAAACTTTCCTGGTGCTACAGTATCATATACAATAGGGAAATTTTATTTTCAAAATAAATCCATTGAACTTGTGGATTTGCCTGGAACATACTCATTGAGCTGGTATGATGATGCAGAAAAAGAAAGCGTCAAAGCCCTATCAAGCGTGGATTTTGATTGCATAATAAACGTTTTAGATGCATCTACCATTACAAGAGGCTTAGAGCTTACACTGGAGCTTATTTCTTTAAATAAGCCTATGGTTGTGGCATTAAATATGATGGATGAGGCAAAAAAAAAAGGTATTGATATAGATATTACTAAACTTGAAGATTCGATCGGTGTTAAAGTTGTGCCAGTTATAGCAAAGCAAGCTAAAGGTATAAAAGATTTAATAAACGCTGCCCTAAAAGCTAATCCACCAATAAAAAAGTGTATTTACTCAAAGAGGATAGAGAGTTTAATTCAAAATTTAGAACAATGTTTAGAAAATCAAGCAAGTAACCTAATATTGCCTCCAAAACTTATTGCAATTAAGGCTATTGAGGGTTTTTCTGCATGTGAGGAAATTGTCAGCTGGTACCCTAAGTGTCAAAATTTACTTGAGGCCACACGGGTTTTGTTGAATAACGGTGTTGAAATAACAAAAGAGCGACACGCTTTATGTCTTGAGATATTTGAATATAGCGCGAAAGTGAAAGATTCGCAAGGCTTACCCTTAAGTGAAAAAATTGATGAAATCTTATTACATCCCATATGGGGCTATGTAAGTTTATTTTTGATATTTATAGCTATTTTTTTTATAGTTTTTGAAGGTGGCTCTCCATTTGAGAGTTTGATTGATAAATTTTTTACTTTTACAGAAGACTATCTTTCTAAAAACATCCACAATGCTTTTTTATTGTCAGTAACAAAAGGTGGAGTTGATGGTATTGGTGCAGCTATTGGTATTGCTTTACCGTACTTGGTGCCTTTTTTTGTAATACTTAGCGTACTTGAAGATAGTGGTTATTTATCACGCATAGCTTTTCTAATGGATTCTTTAATGCACAAAATTGGTGTTCACGGAACAAGCGTAATACCGTTTATTATGGGATATGGATGCAGTGTGCCAGCCGTTATGGCAACAAGAATTATCAAAGATAAAAGAGAAAAATTTATCAGTGCTTTTTTGGCTACGCTTGTGCCGTGTGCTGCAAGAACTACCGTAATCATGGGACTTGTGGCTTTTTTTATAGGTCCATTATATGCAATTTTGCTGTATTTGCTTAATTTAATTGTAATTGGTTTTGCTGGGGTTGTCTTAAAAAAATTTTTACCAGGCGTAAACCCTGAAATTTTGTTTGATATACCACCTTATAGAACACCTACCATAAAAACCACTGTTGTTAAAACTTGGTATAGAATCAAAGATTTTGTTTATGTAGCAATACCGCTATTGGTTGGTGGTAGTATTGTGCTTGCATTAATTGATTATTTTAACTTTGCAAAATATGTAAATTACGCTTTTATGCCGTTTATGGGGCTTTTGGGTTTGCCAATATCGGTTGGTATAGTGCTTATTTTTGGCATTTTTAAAAAAGAATTAACGCTTCTTATGCTTGCTCAAGCATTAGGCTTAAGCTCAATTGCTATGGTTTCAAAAGTACTTACAGTTGAGCAAATTTTTGTATTTACAATATTTGTAATGTTTTACATACCATGTCTTGCTACAATTTCAACACTTTATAGGGAAATAAAGCTAAAAGGTACGCTTATTATTACTTTATCTAGTATACTTATTGCTTCAATACTGGCTTTTATAACGCATTTGCTGTTTTTATTTATTTAA
- the accC gene encoding acetyl-CoA carboxylase biotin carboxylase subunit produces the protein MFKKIFIANRGEIALRILRACKEIGIKTCIGYSVEDKDSIPVMLADEAICIGPAQSMQSYLNLFSLAQAIHNSGADAVHPGYGFLSENPTFVKICNDLDVVFIGPDEDTIARLADKSKVKQILNENGIPTIPGSDGAVKNIDELKSVANEIGYPILLKASWGGGGRGMRIVRNENGLVNEFNAAQSEAKSSFGREDIYVEKFIEHPRHIEAQIIGDKFSNIVHVGERDCTLQRRHQKVLEESPSPYLDDQKRADFLETAVKAASILKYWNAGTLEFLFDEYKNFYFIEINTRIQVEHPVSEMVYDVDLIKEQIMVAYGYELSFKQEELKPKCCAIECRINAEDSEKFIPSPGKIKFLFMPQGSHTRVDSHIYCGYNVSPYYDSMIAKLIVSGKTREEARLRMLNKLSEFKIEGIKTNIPFFQKILNSQDFINNTYDTNFIDRVFLNHPK, from the coding sequence ATGTTTAAGAAAATATTTATTGCTAATAGGGGAGAAATAGCCCTAAGGATACTTAGAGCATGCAAAGAGATTGGTATTAAAACTTGCATTGGCTATTCTGTTGAAGATAAAGACTCAATACCCGTTATGCTTGCAGATGAAGCTATTTGCATAGGTCCAGCCCAATCAATGCAGAGCTACCTTAATTTATTTTCTTTAGCTCAAGCTATTCACAATTCTGGTGCAGACGCAGTTCACCCAGGGTATGGTTTTTTGAGCGAAAACCCAACGTTTGTTAAAATTTGCAATGATTTAGATGTAGTTTTTATTGGGCCAGATGAAGACACTATTGCACGCCTTGCGGATAAGTCCAAAGTAAAGCAAATATTAAATGAAAACGGTATACCTACAATACCAGGAAGCGATGGTGCTGTAAAAAATATTGATGAATTAAAATCTGTCGCAAACGAAATAGGATACCCGATATTATTAAAAGCTTCTTGGGGCGGTGGCGGCAGAGGTATGAGGATTGTGCGCAACGAAAATGGGCTTGTCAATGAATTCAATGCTGCACAAAGTGAGGCTAAAAGCTCATTTGGCAGAGAAGATATATATGTAGAAAAATTTATAGAACACCCAAGACACATTGAGGCTCAGATTATTGGCGATAAATTTAGCAATATTGTACATGTAGGAGAAAGAGACTGTACACTTCAAAGAAGACATCAAAAGGTTCTGGAAGAGTCTCCAAGTCCTTATTTAGACGATCAAAAAAGGGCAGATTTTTTAGAAACAGCCGTTAAGGCAGCTTCTATTTTGAAATATTGGAATGCTGGTACACTGGAATTTTTATTTGACGAATATAAAAATTTTTACTTTATTGAGATTAATACACGTATTCAAGTGGAACATCCAGTAAGTGAGATGGTCTATGATGTGGATTTAATAAAAGAGCAAATTATGGTAGCCTATGGCTATGAATTGTCTTTTAAGCAAGAAGAGCTGAAACCAAAATGCTGTGCAATAGAGTGCAGAATTAACGCAGAAGATTCAGAAAAATTCATACCATCACCTGGTAAGATCAAGTTTTTGTTTATGCCACAAGGTTCGCATACACGCGTAGATTCCCATATTTATTGTGGTTACAATGTAAGCCCCTATTATGATTCGATGATAGCAAAGCTTATTGTAAGCGGCAAAACACGCGAAGAAGCCCGCTTAAGAATGTTAAACAAATTAAGTGAGTTTAAAATAGAAGGTATAAAAACAAATATACCATTCTTTCAAAAAATACTAAATTCTCAAGATTTTATAAATAATACCTACGATACAAATTTTATAGACAGAGTGTTTTTAAATCATCCTAAATAA
- the accB gene encoding acetyl-CoA carboxylase biotin carboxyl carrier protein: protein MDVKTLKDIIKIVENSQFVEFTYKDDELEITLKKKEAFPESVVAPDNFRVTEVIPQSQYQTQTITAQSSPQESTQDPNLVEIRSPMVATFYRAPGPDAKAYVEEGQKIRKGEVLCILEAMKIMNELEAEFDCTIEKILVENAQKVEFDQPLFLVRKVS, encoded by the coding sequence GTGGATGTCAAAACACTGAAAGATATTATAAAAATTGTGGAGAATAGTCAGTTTGTTGAATTTACTTACAAAGATGATGAGCTTGAAATTACATTAAAAAAGAAGGAAGCGTTCCCAGAAAGCGTTGTGGCCCCAGATAACTTTAGAGTAACCGAAGTTATACCTCAATCTCAATATCAAACTCAAACTATTACTGCCCAAAGCTCACCTCAAGAATCTACGCAAGATCCCAATTTAGTTGAGATAAGATCACCTATGGTTGCTACATTTTACAGAGCACCGGGGCCGGATGCAAAAGCTTATGTTGAAGAAGGCCAAAAAATCAGAAAAGGCGAGGTGCTTTGCATTTTAGAAGCCATGAAGATAATGAATGAGCTTGAAGCTGAGTTTGATTGCACAATTGAAAAGATTCTTGTTGAAAACGCTCAAAAAGTAGAATTTGACCAACCTTTATTTTTGGTTAGAAAGGTTAGCTAA
- a CDS encoding site-2 protease family protein → MSASIILALPVLLLAIVIHEVSHGYVAYLLGDSTAKRAGRLTLNPIAHIDLFGTILLPALLIFVHSPILFGWAKPVPVNFYALKNPKKDSIYVAIAGPASNVLMALFFTLVYWLTSTVNPANISIFIEDLRLMCLYGVQINIIFALFNLIPILPLDGGRVLAGLLPIKLSYKYSKLEQYGMYIVILLLFLGVLNFIVSLSNPIVSFLLGG, encoded by the coding sequence TTGAGCGCAAGTATAATTTTGGCATTGCCTGTTTTATTGCTAGCAATAGTAATCCACGAAGTATCACATGGTTATGTAGCTTATCTTTTGGGAGATTCTACAGCAAAAAGAGCAGGAAGGCTTACATTAAATCCAATAGCCCATATAGATTTATTTGGCACAATACTTTTGCCAGCACTGTTAATATTTGTTCATTCTCCTATACTCTTTGGCTGGGCAAAACCAGTGCCAGTAAACTTTTATGCTCTAAAAAACCCAAAAAAAGACTCAATTTATGTAGCAATTGCTGGTCCTGCATCAAATGTTTTAATGGCGCTTTTTTTTACATTGGTGTATTGGCTAACTTCTACTGTTAATCCCGCTAATATTTCTATTTTCATTGAAGATTTACGTCTTATGTGTTTATATGGCGTCCAAATTAACATTATATTTGCATTGTTTAATTTAATCCCAATTTTGCCTCTAGATGGTGGCAGAGTACTTGCGGGGCTACTTCCAATAAAGCTTTCATACAAATACTCAAAATTAGAACAATATGGCATGTATATTGTAATATTGCTTCTTTTTCTTGGAGTTTTAAACTTTATAGTTTCTTTATCAAATCCAATTGTTAGTTTTTTATTAGGAGGCTAA
- a CDS encoding MmgE/PrpD family protein, which produces MRNYCKRQKKWEPKTKETADHSLQYISVVGLLDGDVTKYSFSKERISDEKIKKILKYKFR; this is translated from the coding sequence ATACGAAATTATTGCAAAAGACAAAAAAAATGGGAGCCAAAAACAAAAGAAACAGCAGACCATAGCTTGCAGTATATTAGCGTTGTAGGTTTGCTTGATGGTGATGTTACAAAGTATTCTTTTAGCAAAGAAAGAATTTCGGATGAAAAAATAAAAAAAATCTTAAAATACAAGTTCCGTTGA
- the ftsH gene encoding ATP-dependent zinc metalloprotease FtsH, with the protein MINYRNIILWLAIIVATIILFNIFNKSQYSQNQMSYSEFINAVNSNTVKKVTIKDDKEIYFSINSENFKTYILPSSGQSVIDLLSKHNVKIDIAPKEKNTMLDIFLMYWAPMIVFLLLFFYFSNQMQKGGKVLSFNKSNAQLINSDKNPITFKDVAGVEEAKEELQEIIEFLKYPKKFIQLGARIPKGVLLVGSPGTGKTLLARAVAGEAKVPFYSISGSDFVEMFVGVGASRVRDLFAQAKRSAPCIVFIDEIDAVGRQRGAGIGGGHDEREQTLNQLLVEMDGFQTHESVIIMAATNRPDVLDPALLRPGRFDRRVIVSKSDVKGRLEILKVHTKNIPLAKNVDLEIIAKSTPGFSGADLANLVNEAVLFAARKDKKEVEMEDFELAKDKVLMGPERKSVIISDEEKEITAYHESGHAIVAKLLPKTDPIHKVTIIPRGMALGITQQLPEGDKYTYDKEYLINRICVLLGGRVSEEIMLNTITTGAGNDIERATDIARKMVCEWGMSDLGPLNYATNKDEVFLGREIATHKDFSEDTARLIDREIKRIIDDAYQITKNIILQHKGHIVKMAQTLLEKEVITLADINEILKEPQSEV; encoded by the coding sequence ATGATTAATTACAGAAATATTATACTTTGGCTTGCCATAATTGTAGCAACCATCATACTGTTTAACATATTTAACAAATCACAATATAGCCAAAATCAAATGAGCTATAGTGAATTTATTAATGCAGTTAATTCAAATACGGTTAAAAAAGTTACAATAAAAGACGATAAAGAAATTTATTTTTCTATTAACAGCGAAAATTTTAAAACCTATATTTTGCCATCGAGTGGTCAAAGTGTCATTGATTTATTAAGCAAACATAATGTGAAAATAGATATAGCTCCAAAAGAAAAAAATACAATGCTTGATATATTTTTGATGTACTGGGCTCCTATGATTGTCTTTTTATTGCTATTTTTCTACTTTTCAAACCAAATGCAAAAAGGCGGAAAAGTTTTATCGTTTAATAAAAGCAACGCTCAGCTTATAAATTCAGACAAAAACCCTATTACATTCAAAGATGTAGCGGGTGTTGAAGAGGCAAAAGAAGAACTCCAAGAGATAATAGAGTTTTTAAAATACCCCAAAAAATTTATCCAACTTGGCGCAAGAATACCAAAAGGTGTTTTGCTTGTAGGGTCACCTGGCACTGGCAAAACTTTGCTTGCAAGAGCTGTGGCAGGTGAGGCAAAAGTACCTTTTTACAGTATAAGCGGTTCTGATTTTGTAGAAATGTTTGTAGGTGTTGGTGCAAGCAGAGTAAGAGACTTATTTGCTCAAGCCAAACGCTCAGCTCCATGTATAGTATTTATCGATGAAATTGACGCTGTAGGCAGACAACGTGGTGCAGGCATCGGAGGTGGGCATGACGAAAGAGAACAAACACTCAACCAATTGCTTGTAGAAATGGACGGTTTTCAAACGCATGAAAGTGTAATTATAATGGCTGCAACAAATAGACCAGATGTTTTAGACCCAGCTTTACTCAGACCTGGCAGATTTGATAGAAGAGTAATTGTGTCAAAATCAGATGTAAAGGGAAGATTAGAAATATTAAAAGTTCATACAAAAAATATACCTCTTGCAAAAAACGTTGATCTTGAAATTATTGCTAAGTCTACGCCTGGGTTTTCAGGAGCAGACTTAGCCAACCTTGTTAATGAAGCTGTGCTTTTTGCTGCTAGAAAAGATAAAAAAGAAGTTGAGATGGAAGACTTTGAATTGGCTAAAGATAAGGTACTTATGGGTCCAGAAAGAAAAAGCGTAATCATAAGCGATGAAGAAAAAGAAATCACAGCGTATCATGAATCTGGTCATGCTATCGTTGCAAAACTTCTACCAAAAACAGATCCTATACATAAAGTAACGATAATACCGCGTGGCATGGCGCTTGGTATTACACAGCAGCTGCCAGAAGGAGATAAATATACATACGACAAAGAATATCTAATTAACAGAATATGTGTACTTTTGGGTGGCAGAGTATCAGAAGAAATAATGTTAAATACTATTACAACAGGCGCTGGTAACGATATTGAAAGGGCAACAGATATCGCAAGAAAAATGGTTTGCGAGTGGGGTATGAGTGATCTTGGTCCTTTAAATTACGCTACAAACAAAGATGAAGTTTTTTTAGGAAGAGAAATTGCAACCCATAAAGATTTTAGTGAAGATACAGCACGATTGATAGATAGAGAAATTAAAAGAATCATCGATGATGCATACCAAATTACAAAAAATATTATTTTACAACACAAAGGACACATTGTAAAAATGGCTCAGACTCTACTTGAAAAAGAAGTTATCACGTTAGCAGATATTAATGAAATACTAAAGGAACCCCAAAGTGAAGTTTGA
- a CDS encoding FeoA family protein, with product MRLIDCEVSQEVRIVGFDAGCRSKERLLQLGIIPGVVLKIKRLAPFSGPLIVSIESSDVVLGRGIAKKIIVEKV from the coding sequence ATGAGGTTGATAGATTGTGAAGTTTCGCAAGAAGTGAGGATAGTGGGTTTTGATGCTGGATGCAGGTCTAAAGAGAGGCTATTGCAATTAGGTATAATACCTGGTGTTGTTTTAAAAATCAAACGTCTTGCTCCATTTTCTGGACCTTTAATTGTATCAATTGAAAGCAGTGATGTTGTTTTAGGACGAGGCATAGCTAAAAAAATAATAGTAGAAAAGGTATGA
- the trpS gene encoding tryptophan--tRNA ligase — MSIVLSGMRPTGKLHLGNLYGALQNWINLQDKYECYYFVADWHALTTGFNESKEIYNNTLEMIIDWLAFGLDPQKTTLFIQSLVKEHAELFLLLSMITPVGKLERVPSYKDQIAQLGESRTANYGFLGYPVLMSADIIIYKANYVPVGIDQLAHLEFTREIVRSFNHLVQKEAFIEPEPLLSEFPKILGTDGRKMSKSYGNAIYLADSEEQTVQKIKTMFTDPRRIRKTDPGVPKECGVFMLHNIFTDSQVYNEIETSCTNASIGCTDCKNMLIKNLNNKLRPIRETRRYLQENKKNEIIDNIKESSKTASLVAKVTLEAAKEAIFGNYLG, encoded by the coding sequence ATGTCAATAGTGCTAAGCGGTATGAGACCAACCGGCAAACTTCATTTAGGAAATTTGTATGGAGCTTTGCAAAATTGGATAAATTTGCAAGATAAATATGAATGCTATTATTTTGTGGCAGATTGGCATGCCCTTACTACAGGCTTTAACGAATCAAAAGAAATCTATAATAATACACTTGAGATGATTATAGATTGGCTAGCATTTGGGCTTGATCCTCAAAAAACCACCTTATTTATACAATCGCTCGTAAAAGAGCACGCGGAATTATTTCTATTACTATCAATGATCACACCTGTTGGTAAATTAGAACGCGTACCTTCCTATAAAGATCAAATTGCTCAACTTGGAGAAAGCAGAACTGCAAATTATGGCTTTTTAGGCTATCCTGTGCTAATGAGTGCAGATATTATTATTTACAAAGCAAACTACGTACCAGTAGGCATAGACCAGCTAGCGCACCTTGAATTTACAAGAGAAATCGTCAGAAGCTTTAACCATTTAGTTCAAAAAGAAGCATTTATTGAACCAGAACCGCTTTTGAGCGAATTTCCCAAAATACTTGGTACAGATGGAAGGAAAATGAGCAAATCATACGGCAATGCAATTTATCTAGCAGATAGCGAAGAACAAACAGTCCAAAAAATCAAAACCATGTTTACAGATCCACGCAGAATTAGGAAAACTGACCCAGGCGTTCCAAAAGAATGTGGCGTTTTTATGCTTCATAATATTTTTACTGACTCTCAAGTTTACAACGAAATAGAGACTTCTTGTACAAATGCATCTATTGGCTGCACGGATTGCAAAAACATGCTCATCAAAAATCTAAACAACAAATTAAGACCTATTAGAGAAACAAGAAGATATCTCCAAGAAAACAAGAAAAACGAGATTATAGACAACATAAAAGAATCTAGCAAAACCGCTTCTTTAGTTGCTAAAGTTACGCTCGAGGCTGCCAAAGAAGCGATTTTTGGCAATTATTTAGGATGA